ATTGTTGCTATTATGAACGCAATCTTTGGTTTCTCGGGAACACAAACAAGCTACGGCCTCACAACCCTTCTTTCAGTCTCATTTATTGGTGGCCTTGCTATGTATACCCCTTACCACTATATCTATCGTCATAATAACAAACCAAAAGAAGAACGTCCTAAATGGTGGTTTAGCATGACCATCATTACACTTTCTTTCATTGCATGGTTTGCCCTCTTTAGTCTTACAGCCCTTCTTCCAACTTACCTCAATCCTGGGCTTTCTCCAATTGTAACCCTTATTATTGGTGTTATCGCTGGTGTTGCCAAATATTTCTTCAAACGTCATTACAACGTTCAAAGCACTTACGCACCAGTATCTTAATCAACCGATACCTCAAGCACCCACAAGGGTGCTTTTTTGCGTCAGAAATCTTGACATAGCTGGCTGTTCTATACTAAAATATTAAAGCTAATAGACAAAAGAAAGAACTCCAATAGATGCGTATCAAATTTCCTTTATTTATCATCTCTTGCTGCCTATTACTGATGGCTTGCGGCCACAAGACTAGTCAAAAAAGCTATCAGGCTTACTATAATTTCAACAATGTGACAATTCCAACTCAGGTAAAGCAGCTAGCTAAAGATTTAAAAAACAAGGGTATTCCAACAAAAGACTGGGATAATCTAGTTCCTTATATCAACCGCTACAATCAGGAAAACACAAATCTTCAACCTGTTGTCAAAAAATGGACCACAAGCAAAATCGGTAAGGATCAAAATCAATTTGTCACCTTCCTTAACGAAAAAACTTTCGAAGATAATAAATCTCACTTCACCGATGATTTGAACTGCCGACGGACGTCCTTCCTCATCCTTCACGACCTCATTACAAGTTCGGAGGGCCTTACTAAATTGGACCTCCCCCTTCAAAATGAATTTCTTGATCTCAAGTCCCGTCACAAAGAGCTAAACGCCAAGGATCAAGCCCTCTACAGCCTCCTCTTTGGGGATAATATCAGCTACCAGTCTACAGATGACCTCCTGAAAGCTTGGAAAGAAGCTGGACTCAAGTTTCTAGAAAATGTAAAACTCCTCTCCGTCTTTCAAAATAGCCCTGGTGATGTTAGTAACTTCCATACAGCTATAGCTTACGAAAAAGATGGTAGTATCTATATTTTTGAAAAACAAGATCCAACACTTCCTTACCGCTGGAGTCGTTTCAACAATTGGGCCGATATCAAAGCACACTGGTTAGGCAATCGTTTCAAGGTTTTCAAAGACAATGTTGATATCCTCGTTAATGATCAGAAATTTGATGATTTCTTAGAAAATACATTCTTTATACCACAGAACAACCAACTAGCTCCTCAAGATAAATGAGAAGACCAGTTGATTTTTCTTTTACCCTAAAGCACAAGATTAAATCTCTCCACTCTTAGCCCTAGAAATGACAAAAATCTACAAAATTAAGACAGAAAAAACACCCTCAGATGAGGGCATTATTTTTAATCTTCGTTTACGTAAGGCATAAGTGCCATAACGCGAGCGCGTTTAATAGCTGTTGTTACTTTACGTTGGTTTTTAGCTGAAGTTCCTGTTACACGACGTGGAAGAATTTTACCACGTTCTGAAACGAAACGGCTAAGAAGCTCAGTATCTTTGTAATCAACATATTCGATTTTGTTAGCTGCGATGTAATCAAATTTTTTACGGCGTTTGAATCCGCCACGACGTTGTTGAGCCATGTTTATTTCTCCTTTATATATTTAATTCGTTTTGCCCATTCTTAGAATGGAAGATCGTCATCTGAAATATCCATTGGATTTGAATTACCAAATGGACTTTCATCACGACCGAAGTTTGGTGTAGATTGTGCAGGTTGTGATTCACCAAACGAACCACCAGTGGAAGCTCCACCACCGAATGAATTTGAGTTATCAAATCCTCCAACGTTGTATGAACCACCACTATGACCTTCACGTGCCGCACGGCTTTCCAACATTTGGAAATTATCAGCGACAACTTCAGTTACGTAAACACGTTGACCTTGTTGATTTTCATAGTTACGGGTCTGAATACGACCTGTAATTCCAACCAATGCACCTTTCTTAGCCCAGTTAGCCAAATTTTCAGCCTGCTGGCGCCAGATAACACAGTTAATAAAGTCAGTTTCACGTTCACCATTAGCACCTTTAAAGTTACGATTAACCGCAAGGCTGAATGTTGCAACAGCAACATTACTTGGTGTGTAACGAAGCTCCGCATCACGGGTCATGCGACCAACGAGTACGACATTATTAATCATAATTTACCTTCTTACGCGTCAAGTTTAACGATCATGTGACGAAGAATATCGCCGTTGATTTTTGAAAGACGGTCGAACTCATTAAGAGCTGTAGCGTCGTTTGCTTCAACGTTTACGACGTGGTAAAGTCCTTCACGGAAATCTTGGATTTCATATGCAAGACGACGTTTTTCCCAATCTTTTGATTCAACAACAGTTGCACCGTTGTCAGTCAAGATAGAATCGAAACGTGCTACCAAAGCGTTTTTAGCTTCTTCTTCAATGTTTGGACGAATGATATAAAGAATTTCGTATTTAGCCATTGATATTTTCCTCCTCTTTTGGTCTAATGACTCATGGTCTTTCGCCACGAGTAAGTGAGGTGCACTCACGAGAAATAATTTTACCAAAGAATAAGTGATAATGCAAGGAAAAAGTCAATGTGTCTGCTCTATTTTTGTGAGACTTAAAAATCACTCAGAAAATACTAAGCCCTATCTGTTATCTTTTCTCAGGTCAAACTTCATGCTAAAATAATAGAATGCTTTACCGTAAAAATAAACTGGGAGAGGAACTAGAGCTTCCGATCTTTAACCACTACTATAATATTTCTATCACTGCTCTTGAATTTTACCTTAAAAACCCGGGACAGAGTGATACCTACATCATTACTTTCAAACAGGACAACAACCTCTTTATTGTTGATATGACACATGATCTTGGTCACACCAGTCACTTTGATGCCGCCTCTCTATTTACAAAAGACAAGCTCCTATCAGGTATCGCAGCTGTACCCCTAGCGTCTGTCTACAGCATCCAGATCTTTGCTTTTCCAAAGGAGTTACACTCTCTGGCACCCAGTCAGTATCTTAAAAATCTAGTCGCTCTATACTTTAAAGACCCAGAAACCATGCGTTACCTCAAGACGACAAAAAATATAGGTGACCAGGTAACAAGGTACCAACTGGAGTCGGAGAAACTAGAAAGACAAGGTAAGGTTTTTGAATTTTTCAAGTACACCAGTCGAGGCAAGGTGAAAGAAGAAAACAACTTGTCCGAGGTGTCTAGCAAAGACTACGATTTTCTCCCTGATTTCCATCCCTTTTTAAGCTCACCACGAAACCATCAGGTCCTGAGTATACCTGTGACCTACTTTGATGATAAAACTGGACAGACTGCCAAAATCGACATCATGGGCTGGTATATTAAAGATCAACAGCTTAAGATCCGTTGGAAACCTAAATACATGCGCAAACGCCGTTGGCGATCTTCACGTATTTCTGTTGACATCGTGACTAATAACTACTTCTTTCAGGGTCAAATTTACAGAGATAGTAGTGCACCGATTTTTCTGGACAACTTAAGTTTTGATAGCAAAATTCCCAAGAGTTTCCTGCCACATCTTCAAAAACAATACCAAATTTTTTTATCTCTAGTAGAGGAACAAAAAAGACTAGCCTTGCTTCGAAAGGTTCAGTTAAACAATAAGGACTAAGAATCTTTCGCCAAAATAAACATATCAAAAAGCTCATTCTTACACACTAAAATGAGCTTTTAAGATTTTTCAATTGTCATTAGAACATCCTTTAGGAATTTTGTAAAAAATATTTTCATAAGGAAGAGCTATTGTGTGTCACCATTTTTATACCTAGCAATCATAAATTACCTCCATCAACTTATAAATGATTTTTAACCATTTTAAAATTTTCTATTACATTGGTATCACTCCCTAAGCTATTTTGTGCAATAACTTGAAGTATCTCCATTTTTATAACGTCCTAAGTTCATCATCATAGCAACAACCCCTGATTCTTGTGATTTAGACCTATCTCCCCACTGACCACTCAATGAGGATTACTTATCGCTGTTCTTATAACGACTTACATCAAACATCAACATAATCGTCACCTCGGTACTTTGTTACAAGATTTCAGCATTAAACTTTTGTCGATAGTTAACTTGTTTGGCATTGGTATCACTCCCTAAGCTATTTTGTGCAATAACTTGAAGTATCTCCATTTTTATAATGTCCTAAGTTCATCATCATAGCAACAACCCCTGATTCTTGTGATTTAGACCTATCTCCCCACTGACAACTCAATGAGGATTACTTATCGCTGTTCTTATAACGACTTACATCAAACATCAACATAATCGTCACCTCGGTACTTTGTTACAAGATTTCAGCATTAAACTTTTGTCGATAGTTAACTTGTTTGGCATTGGTATCACTCCTTAAGCTATTTTACACAACTGCTTAAGTATCTCCATTTTTATACCTACTAACATTTCTCATGAGCTTTACTTCACTTTTTTCGTAAGTTAATGGATTTGATTTTAGCTTTCAACTTCTGGCGGTATCACTCCCTTGTAGCTATTTTATGCGACTTAATTAATCCCCATTCTTATAACGCCCCACTGTCATGTGACCACGCTCCTCAGAGATGATTGGTAAAGTTATTTGTTTTGCCTACTATTTTGTTTAGATATCTTGGTCTCCGTTTTTATACCTTGAAATATTGATTCTCACCATGGCTTTTACCTCCTTGATGAATCCTTATCTTCTTTACATTTTTATTATAATGTAAACGCTTACTTTTATCAATCTTTTTCTCTAGGAAATGCAAGATTTTTTGAAAAAAGATTTCTTTGCTACAATAGATATATGTTAGATTTAAAAGAATATGGCATTGTTATGTGGGATGCTGAGAAAATTGTATCTTTTCGTCGCACCCTCCTGGACTGGTACGATCGTGAAAAACGGGACCTACCTTGGCGTCGAATTAAGAATCCCTACTATATCTGGGTCAGTGAAATCATGTTACAACAAACTCAAGTGCAGACTGTCATTCCCTATTACGAGCGCTTTTTAGACTGGTTTCCAACAGTTAAGGATTTGGCTGAGGCTCCAGAAGAAAAACTCCTCAAAGCTTGGGAGGGTCTAGGTTACTACTCACGTGTCCGAAACATGCAAAAGGCTGCACAACAAATCATGACTGACTTTGCTGGTCAGTTCCCAGATACTTATGACAATATTGCAAAACTCAAGGGGATCGGCCCCTATACTGCTGGTGCTATTTCTAGCATCGCTTTTGATCTCCCTGAACCTGCTGTTGATGGGAATGTTATGCGAGTCATGGCTCGCCTCTTTGAAGTTAACTATGACATCGGAGACCCTAAGAATCGTAAGATTTTCCAAGCTATTATGGAAATTTTGATTGATCCTGACCGTCCAGGTGACTTCAATCAGGCGCTTATGGACCTCGGGTCCGATATCGAATCGGCTAAAAATCCAAGACCAGACGAAAGTCCTATTCGCTTTTTCTGTGCAGCCTATCTCAATGGAACCTATGACAAATACCCCATCAAATTGCCAAAGAAAAAGCCCAAACCTGTGCAAATTCAGGCTTTTATTATCAGAAATATGAAGGGTGAATTTCTTCTAGAAAAAAATATCGACGGGCGCCTACTAGGTGGTTTCTGGACTTTCCCTATCATAGAGACGGACTTTATTGGCCAACAACTCAGTCTTTTTAAAAAGGATAATTGTGCCCTCGAAACCGTTTCACAAAAAGCTATTTTCGAGGAAAATTATGCTCTTAAACCAGTCTGGGCAGACAATAACTTTACACCCGTAAAACATACCTTCAGCCACCAAAAATGGACCATCGAAATAGTGGAAGGTATTGTTAAAGATGACAAACTCCCTACCCACAAGGAGCTATGCTGGGTAACGACTGAGGACTTTAACCAGTTCCCAATGGCCACACCACAGAAAAAAATGATTAAAACTTATGAAGATAGCAAAAAAGGGTAGCATCGCGCTAGCCTTTTTCTTATGCGCCAAGTTTATCGTACTTACGGCTATGACCCTTAATATAACCAATCAAAATAATAGTGCTATCATAAGAGTCAGTAAATAGCTTTCCTCTGTTTACTTGACTTATATTTTTTAAGATAGGATATAATTGACCTATCAAAAAGAGTCAACAAACCCATACAAACCATCCCTATTATATAACTTTTCAAATCAAACATGGGTTCTCCTTTTGCTTTTTTAAGCTCCTATCACAGCTTCTGGTTCCTCTTTTATTTATGATAGATTGCAAGAATAAGTGCATAAAAATAATAACATAAATGTCACTATGGGGAACAAAGCCATTGAGAATACAAATCCCAACCGCTTTGTCTTATTTTACGATAATGAAAATCAGATGATTGACCTAACTCAAGATCACTTTGTGTTCCTAAAAGTCTATCTTTATTATTATCAGATTCGTTATTGTCTAGAATAGAAACTCCCGAAGAAATCATAAAAAGTTGTGAACTTCCTACAGATTCCCCCGCCCAACTATACTCCTTCAAAATACAGCCTTTTACTTCTCCGAATTTCAATATAATAATTGTACCAGATTGTGTGACTCTATCCTTGCTAAATACAATAGTGTCTCCTCTTCCATTTTCTCAAGTTCCTTCCAGAATACTAAAATCACCATCCTAAATAGCATCGATATCTATTCCAGTCTCTTTGCTTGACTTACTGTTGCTACTACTTTCTTCTGTATTGTCAGTCGCTACTTGAGTCATCAAAGTCGTACCAGTCTTCGGAAAACAAGTCCAAGGTCTGAACGTCTCCCAGGCTAACCTTACTTGCACCATCTGTCGTCTCAGATATGCTGAAATCAACCGATTGAAGCTGATTAAAGGTACCATCTTTATAGCATTTCATAGTGCTCAAGCTTAGCAAAGGTTCCAGCACTTTTGGCAAATACAAGCTCATCATCATTATTAAGATAATATAATGCATGAACACTGTCAGGAGTATCAATCAAAACCTCAGCCGAGCCATCATTATTGATATCTACATAGCTATATTGGACTTTTTCACCCACTCTATTGGCTTCAAAAATCGTATTAGTTGAATAAGCTTCCTCAGTTGAGAGGTTGCTTGGAACAGCTGATGTATCACGGTTTAAGGCAATAGATCGATAGAGGTCCAAGACCAAAGCATAGAGCTCATCGTAGCTCACTTCCTCGGTTTCGGACGAAT
This region of Streptococcus thermophilus genomic DNA includes:
- the rpsR gene encoding 30S ribosomal protein S18, producing the protein MAQQRRGGFKRRKKFDYIAANKIEYVDYKDTELLSRFVSERGKILPRRVTGTSAKNQRKVTTAIKRARVMALMPYVNED
- the rpsF gene encoding 30S ribosomal protein S6, which translates into the protein MAKYEILYIIRPNIEEEAKNALVARFDSILTDNGATVVESKDWEKRRLAYEIQDFREGLYHVVNVEANDATALNEFDRLSKINGDILRHMIVKLDA
- a CDS encoding DUF1129 domain-containing protein encodes the protein MDIQKLTKKNQEFIHIATNQLIKDGKSDQEIKDILSDVIPELIKNQKKGITGRGFLGAPTVWAASFSPEKHQQAVSGKPSKEIPETDKTPWKMWLDTSLFLLSIVAIMNAIFGFSGTQTSYGLTTLLSVSFIGGLAMYTPYHYIYRHNNKPKEERPKWWFSMTIITLSFIAWFALFSLTALLPTYLNPGLSPIVTLIIGVIAGVAKYFFKRHYNVQSTYAPVS
- a CDS encoding single-stranded DNA-binding protein yields the protein MINNVVLVGRMTRDAELRYTPSNVAVATFSLAVNRNFKGANGERETDFINCVIWRQQAENLANWAKKGALVGITGRIQTRNYENQQGQRVYVTEVVADNFQMLESRAAREGHSGGSYNVGGFDNSNSFGGGASTGGSFGESQPAQSTPNFGRDESPFGNSNPMDISDDDLPF
- a CDS encoding DUF4300 family protein; the protein is MRIKFPLFIISCCLLLMACGHKTSQKSYQAYYNFNNVTIPTQVKQLAKDLKNKGIPTKDWDNLVPYINRYNQENTNLQPVVKKWTTSKIGKDQNQFVTFLNEKTFEDNKSHFTDDLNCRRTSFLILHDLITSSEGLTKLDLPLQNEFLDLKSRHKELNAKDQALYSLLFGDNISYQSTDDLLKAWKEAGLKFLENVKLLSVFQNSPGDVSNFHTAIAYEKDGSIYIFEKQDPTLPYRWSRFNNWADIKAHWLGNRFKVFKDNVDILVNDQKFDDFLENTFFIPQNNQLAPQDK
- the mutY gene encoding A/G-specific adenine glycosylase codes for the protein MLDLKEYGIVMWDAEKIVSFRRTLLDWYDREKRDLPWRRIKNPYYIWVSEIMLQQTQVQTVIPYYERFLDWFPTVKDLAEAPEEKLLKAWEGLGYYSRVRNMQKAAQQIMTDFAGQFPDTYDNIAKLKGIGPYTAGAISSIAFDLPEPAVDGNVMRVMARLFEVNYDIGDPKNRKIFQAIMEILIDPDRPGDFNQALMDLGSDIESAKNPRPDESPIRFFCAAYLNGTYDKYPIKLPKKKPKPVQIQAFIIRNMKGEFLLEKNIDGRLLGGFWTFPIIETDFIGQQLSLFKKDNCALETVSQKAIFEENYALKPVWADNNFTPVKHTFSHQKWTIEIVEGIVKDDKLPTHKELCWVTTEDFNQFPMATPQKKMIKTYEDSKKG